The following proteins come from a genomic window of Paucimonas lemoignei:
- a CDS encoding succinylglutamate desuccinylase/aspartoacylase translates to MQRTDHVLPWSTLGTERQLSVFRFGSGERKAYIQASLHADELPGMRTAWELKKRLAELEEQGALKGVIELVPVANPIGLGQLLQGAHQGRFEFGSGKNFNRDFSELSEPVAELLEGQLGDDPHSNVQLIRQAMTTALENLPAPESELRGMQRILLSHACTADVVLDLHCDADAALHMYALPQHWPQWRSLTAHLNVQVALLAEDSGGSSFDEACSLPWLRLSRIFPDAQIPLACLATTIELGGQADTGKPQAEAHAEGILAFLAEQGFISGDFPPSAYESCEGMPFEGTELLFAPHPGVVTFLREAGALVEVGEPLFEVIDPLSDRVSTVCSNTAGVLFAIERLRYAQPGFWLAKVAGRTARRQGRLLND, encoded by the coding sequence ATGCAAAGAACCGATCATGTATTGCCGTGGAGCACCCTCGGCACCGAGCGTCAACTGAGCGTGTTTCGCTTCGGCAGTGGCGAGCGTAAAGCCTACATTCAAGCCAGCCTGCACGCCGACGAACTGCCCGGCATGCGCACCGCCTGGGAGCTGAAAAAGCGCTTGGCCGAGCTGGAAGAGCAGGGCGCCTTGAAGGGCGTGATCGAGCTGGTCCCGGTGGCCAACCCGATCGGCCTGGGGCAGTTGCTGCAAGGTGCTCACCAAGGTCGCTTCGAATTTGGCAGCGGCAAGAACTTCAATCGGGATTTTTCCGAGTTGAGCGAGCCAGTGGCCGAGTTGCTTGAAGGCCAGCTGGGCGATGACCCCCACAGCAACGTGCAGCTGATTCGTCAGGCCATGACCACCGCGCTGGAAAACCTTCCTGCGCCTGAAAGCGAGCTGCGCGGCATGCAGCGGATTCTGCTCAGCCATGCCTGCACTGCCGATGTGGTACTGGACCTGCATTGCGATGCTGACGCTGCGCTGCACATGTACGCCTTGCCGCAGCACTGGCCGCAGTGGCGCTCCCTGACCGCGCACCTGAATGTACAAGTCGCGTTGCTGGCGGAGGATTCCGGTGGCAGCTCGTTCGATGAAGCCTGTTCACTGCCCTGGCTGCGCCTGTCGCGGATCTTCCCTGACGCGCAGATCCCGCTGGCCTGTCTGGCGACCACCATCGAACTGGGCGGGCAGGCCGATACCGGCAAGCCGCAGGCCGAGGCCCATGCCGAAGGAATTCTGGCGTTCCTCGCCGAGCAGGGCTTTATCAGTGGCGACTTCCCGCCGTCTGCCTACGAATCTTGCGAAGGCATGCCGTTCGAAGGCACCGAATTGCTGTTCGCCCCGCATCCCGGTGTGGTGACGTTCCTGCGCGAGGCTGGCGCTTTGGTTGAAGTGGGCGAGCCTTTGTTCGAAGTCATCGACCCGTTGTCTGATCGGGTCAGCACCGTCTGCTCCAATACCGCCGGTGTGTTGTTCGCCATCGAACGACTGCGTTATGCCCAACCGGGTTTCTGGCTGGCCAAAGTGGCGGGCCGCACCGCACGACGCCAGGGTCGCCTGCTCAATGACTGA
- the hisP_1 gene encoding ABC transporter-like protein translates to MNKLEVQDLHKRYGSHEVLKGVSLTARAGDVISIIGSSGSGKSTFLRCINLLEQPHAGKILLNNEELKLVANKDGSMRAADPKQLQRMRSRLSMVFQHFNLWSHMTALENIIEAPVHVLGISKKEALEKAEHYLNKVGVAHRKDAYPGHMSGGEQQRVAIARALAMEPEVMLFDEPTSALDPELVGDVLKVMQALAQEGRTMVVVTHEMGFAREVSNQLIFLHKGVVEERGDPREVLVNPQSERLQQFLSGSLK, encoded by the coding sequence ATGAACAAACTGGAAGTCCAGGACCTGCACAAGCGCTATGGCAGCCACGAAGTGCTCAAGGGCGTGTCGCTGACGGCCAGGGCGGGCGATGTGATCAGCATCATTGGCTCCAGTGGCTCGGGTAAAAGTACCTTTCTGCGTTGCATCAACCTGCTGGAACAGCCTCATGCGGGCAAGATTCTGCTCAACAATGAAGAGCTGAAGCTGGTGGCCAACAAAGACGGCAGCATGCGTGCAGCCGACCCTAAACAGCTGCAACGCATGCGTTCGCGGTTGTCCATGGTGTTCCAGCATTTCAACCTGTGGTCGCACATGACCGCGTTGGAAAACATCATCGAAGCACCGGTCCATGTGCTGGGTATTTCCAAGAAAGAAGCGTTGGAAAAGGCCGAGCATTACCTGAACAAGGTCGGCGTGGCCCATCGCAAAGATGCCTATCCGGGCCATATGTCCGGGGGTGAGCAGCAGCGTGTGGCGATTGCCCGGGCTCTGGCGATGGAGCCGGAAGTCATGCTGTTCGATGAGCCGACCTCGGCGCTTGACCCGGAGCTGGTAGGCGACGTGCTAAAGGTCATGCAGGCCTTGGCTCAGGAAGGCCGGACCATGGTCGTGGTGACTCACGAAATGGGCTTCGCCCGTGAGGTTTCCAATCAACTGATCTTCCTGCACAAAGGTGTGGTCGAAGAGCGCGGCGATCCGCGTGAGGTGTTGGTCAATCCGCAGTCGGAGCGTTTGCAGCAGTTCTTGTCCGGTAGCTTGAAGTAA
- the aotM gene encoding arginine/ornithine ABC transporter permease protein AotM — MIFDYNVIWDSLPLYFAGLLTTLQLLGIALAFGLLAALPLGLMRVSKNPWINLPAWLYTYVIRGTPMLVQLYLIYYGLAQFAAVRESFMWPWLSSATFCACLAFAVNTSAYTAEIIAGSLKATPAGEIEAARAMGMSKGKMYRRILLPSALRRALPQYSNEVIMMLQTTSLASSVTLVDITGAARAVNSESFLPFEAFITAGVFYLCLTFILVRLFKLAERRWLGYLAPRKA, encoded by the coding sequence GTGATTTTTGACTACAACGTCATCTGGGACAGCCTGCCGCTGTATTTCGCCGGGCTGCTGACCACCCTTCAATTGCTTGGTATTGCCCTGGCGTTCGGCCTGCTGGCGGCATTGCCCCTGGGCCTGATGCGGGTCTCGAAAAATCCGTGGATCAACCTGCCTGCCTGGTTGTACACCTATGTGATTCGCGGCACGCCGATGCTGGTTCAGCTTTACCTGATCTATTACGGCCTCGCGCAATTTGCCGCCGTCCGGGAAAGCTTCATGTGGCCTTGGTTGTCCAGCGCAACGTTTTGCGCGTGCCTCGCTTTTGCCGTCAACACCAGCGCCTACACCGCCGAAATCATCGCAGGCAGCCTGAAAGCCACTCCGGCCGGTGAGATCGAAGCAGCGCGCGCCATGGGCATGTCCAAAGGCAAAATGTACCGACGCATCCTGCTGCCCTCGGCCTTGCGTCGCGCGCTGCCGCAGTACAGCAACGAAGTGATCATGATGCTGCAGACCACCAGCCTGGCGTCCAGCGTCACGTTGGTGGATATCACGGGTGCGGCGCGTGCTGTCAACTCGGAAAGCTTCCTGCCCTTCGAGGCATTTATTACCGCAGGCGTGTTCTACCTGTGCCTGACATTCATTCTGGTGCGACTGTTCAAGCTGGCGGAACGCCGCTGGCTGGGCTATCTCGCGCCCCGGAAGGCCTGA
- the rhaS_12 gene encoding AraC family transcriptional regulator, with protein sequence MTAHRIGFLIWPSTKALTLALAEEALRVAQRVHPEVIYELSFLQAEAPAEGAWQLPGEPWAGRLEGCQKLFLLADEPPAAMSPALAGALKQLVRAGCVIGGLSAGVYPLAQLGLLDGYRAAVHWRWQDDFSERFPKVIATSHLFDWDRDRLTACGGMSVLDLLLAVLARDHGAELAGAVSEELVVERIREGGERQRIPLQNRLGSSHPKLTQAVLLMEANIEEPLTTDEIAQHVCVSRRQLERIFKQYLNRVPSQYYLELRLNKARQMLMQTSKSIIQIGLSCGFSSGPHFSSAYRNFFGATPREDRNQRRSSSPFELSSVPAERG encoded by the coding sequence ATGACCGCCCATCGAATTGGTTTTCTCATTTGGCCCAGCACCAAAGCCCTGACCCTGGCGCTGGCCGAGGAAGCCTTGCGCGTTGCTCAGCGCGTCCATCCGGAAGTGATCTACGAATTGTCCTTTCTGCAAGCCGAAGCGCCTGCCGAGGGCGCATGGCAATTACCCGGCGAGCCTTGGGCCGGACGCCTGGAAGGCTGCCAGAAATTATTCCTGCTGGCCGATGAGCCGCCCGCCGCCATGAGCCCCGCACTGGCGGGCGCCCTCAAGCAGCTGGTGCGTGCCGGTTGTGTGATTGGCGGTTTGTCTGCCGGGGTTTATCCACTGGCGCAGTTGGGTTTGCTCGATGGTTATCGTGCGGCGGTGCACTGGCGTTGGCAGGATGACTTCAGCGAGCGCTTCCCCAAGGTAATCGCCACCAGCCATCTGTTTGACTGGGATCGGGACCGCCTGACGGCCTGCGGTGGCATGTCGGTGCTGGACCTGCTGCTGGCAGTGCTGGCTCGGGATCATGGTGCGGAGCTGGCGGGCGCGGTCTCGGAAGAGCTGGTGGTCGAGCGCATTCGCGAAGGGGGCGAGCGCCAGCGCATTCCGTTGCAGAATCGTCTGGGGTCCAGCCATCCGAAGCTGACCCAGGCAGTATTGTTGATGGAAGCCAACATCGAAGAGCCGCTGACCACCGACGAAATCGCCCAGCATGTCTGCGTGTCGCGACGTCAGCTGGAGCGGATTTTCAAGCAGTACCTCAATCGCGTCCCGAGCCAGTATTACCTGGAGCTGCGCCTCAACAAGGCCCGGCAGATGCTGATGCAGACCAGCAAATCGATCATTCAGATTGGCTTGTCTTGCGGGTTCTCATCAGGGCCGCACTTCTCCAGCGCCTATCGCAATTTCTTTGGCGCCACCCCCCGCGAAGACCGCAACCAGCGCCGCAGCAGCAGCCCGTTTGAATTGTCGTCGGTGCCGGCTGAGCGGGGGTGA